In Sorghum bicolor cultivar BTx623 chromosome 10, Sorghum_bicolor_NCBIv3, whole genome shotgun sequence, one genomic interval encodes:
- the LOC8072578 gene encoding probable calcium-binding protein CML30, translating into MAPLLLLFLLGSICALFSLTTSSRASGKKSDGKEPRCRDGCVPEETTQQQQEEEEGKKKQARADPEKDLGIVFSTFDHDGDGFITAVELEESLRRLGIAVSADEAAAMVARVDANSDGLIDIHEFRELYDSIPKKRKHQHPAADFSGAAREVPVEGDDEEAEGEEEDEERDLREAFDVFDGNKDGLISAEELGTVLGSLGLRRQGNGRTAVADCRDMIRLVDSDGDGMVSFEEFKRMMTVVNVKA; encoded by the coding sequence ATGGcgcctctcctcctccttttCCTCCTCGGCAGCATCTGCGCCCTCTTCTCCCTCACCACCTCCTCGCGCGCCAGCGGTAAGAAGAGCGACGGCAAGGAGCCCAGATGCAGGGACGGCTGCGTGCCGGAGGAGAcgacgcagcagcagcaggaggaggaggaagggaaGAAGAAGCAGGCGCGGGCCGACCCGGAGAAGGACCTGGGCATCGTCTTCTCCACGTTCGACCACGACGGCGACGGCTTCATCACGGCGGTCGAGCTGGAGGAGTCGCTGCGCCGCCTCGGCATCGCCGTGTCCGCCGACGAGGCCGCGGCCATGGTCGCGCGCGTCGACGCCAACAGCGACGGGCTCATCGACATCCACGAGTTCCGCGAGCTCTACGACTCCATACCCAAGAAGAGGAAGCACCAGCACCCTGCCGCCGATTTCAGTGGGGCGGCAAGGGAGGTGCCGGTTGAGGGCGACGACGAAGAGGccgagggggaggaggaggatgaggagagGGACCTGCGGGAGGCGTTCGACGTGTTCGACGGCAACAAAGACGGGCTCATCTCCGCCGAGGAGCTCGGCACCGTGCTGGGCTCGCTCGGCCTGCGCCGCCAGGGCAACGGCCGGACCGCCGTCGCCGACTGCCGCGACATGATACGCCTCGTCGACAGCGACGGCGACGGCATGGTGTCCTTTGAGGAGTTCAAGCGCATGATGACCGTCGTCAACGTCAAGGCCTAG
- the LOC8076165 gene encoding 40S ribosomal protein S30, which produces MGKVHGSLARAGKVRGQTPKVAKQDKKKKPRGRAHKRMQYNRRFVTAVVGFGKKRGPNSSEK; this is translated from the exons ATGG GTAAGGTGCACGGATCGTTGGCCCGTGCCGGGAAGGTCCGCGGGCAGACGCCCAAGGTGGCGaagcaggacaagaagaagaagcccCGCGGCCGCGCCCACAAGAGGATGCAGTACAACCGGCGCTTCGTCACCGCCGTCGTCGGCTTCGGCAAGAAGCGCGGGCCCAACTCCTCGGAGAAGTAG